Below is a window of Thermodesulfomicrobium sp. WS DNA.
TGCATCTCGTTGCCAATCGTCTCTCGAGTACGAATTTTTGGGCCTGGGTGGCGGTACCGGGATCGGAAGCGCCCCTGCCCTGTCCGGTGCGTATCGAAGAAGCGCCGCGGCGTTTGCGCGTCGGCGATGTGTGTACCGTGCGCAACACCCAAGTGGTGGTCGACGCCGTGAGCATCTGTCCGGACACCCAAGGAATGCTCCACCAATTGGTGGCATGTCGGATCACCTCGGGAAGGCTTGCCCAGGGGGCTTCCACCGTGGAGCTGGCGCGGCCTGGTCTGGCAGTGGCTGTGGTCACCTTGAGCGATAAGGGGTCTCGTGGAGAACGGGAAGATACCAGCGGGCCTGCGGTCTTGGAGCTGCTTCAGGAGTCCCTTTCCGTGACCACCCATGCCATGGTGGTCATCCCTGATGATGCCCCGACGCTCAAGCGCTATCTCATGGACCTCTGCTTGGTGCAGGGATACGATCTCGTCGTCACCAGCGGCGGCACTGGCGTGGCCCCGCGGGACATCACCCCAGAGGTGACCCTGGCGGCTATCGAGCGACGTTTGCCCGGGCTCGAAACCGCCATGATGCTCACTGCCCTGCAAAAAACCCCCCATGCCGCCATTTCCCGGGCAGTGGCAGGCACTTTGGGGGAAAGTATCGTCCTCAATCTCCCCGGAAGTCCCAAGGCTGTCCGAGAAAATTTGGCTGCAGTGCTTGCCGCTTTGCCCCACGCCATCGCCAAGCTCCAGGGAGATGACTCCGACTGTGGTTCCCACCATTGACGTGACCTTTGCCCTGCAGCTGCGCTCTTTTTTCCTCAAGTGTACTGCATCTCGCTTGGGGATTGTCACGGTCTGTCTTTTGACCGTGATTGCTGAGTGGCTCCATCTTTCAGTACGGGAGATGGTCTTTATTCCTCAGCGCCAGTTTTTATACGGAATATTTTTCTTTTTTGGATTTGGGACGAATATCGTCTATCTTTTGCTCCAACGCTGGTTTCTTCATGATCATTGGTTTTTTTCTTCTCAAATTATCATCGATATTGTACTCTCAATATTTTGGATATTTTTGACTGGAGTTACCTTTAGTCCATTTCTTTTTATTATTTTTATAATTGTTTTCTATTATGGAAAATTTCATGGAATAAAAACATCTATAAATATTTCTTTAATTTTTATATTATTGCTTTTTTCTCTTTCATGTTTTCAATTTTATTTTCCTCGTTATTGGGGAGAAGATCATATTCGAGGTTCATATATCGCATACAATTTTTGTATGCTTTGTGTTGGATTTTTGCTTGTCAACGGATTGGTCCGTATCCAAAAACACGGAGAACTGGAGATTTTACGCCGCCTTCATGATCGGGATATGGCCCTCAAAAAGGCGGAAGAGCTTCAACGCAAAGTGTTTCATGGGCTCGACACGTCGTTGGTGCTTCTCGATCCCTATGGCCGCATCACTTCCCTCAATGCCGCGGCCATGGCGGAAGTGGATGCTCCTGGACCCGTGGAAGGGAAACCTTTTTGGGAGGTTTTTCCCGAATTTGCTCCATTTTGGCAGAATCGTCTTCGGCTTCCGGTGCGCAACACCGTGCACAGCCTGGAGCGGGGCAAGGTCTATGGGTTTCGGCTCACCCCCCTTGGTGATGAGGGATGGATCCTGCTTTTCTCCGACATCACGGAAATCCAGCGTCTGGAGCGACAGGTGCAGGAAATGGAGCGCTTGGTGGCGGTGGCGGACTTGGCCGCCGGCCTTGCCCACGAGATGAAAAATCCCCTGGCCGGCATCAAGGCGAGTCTGCAACTGTTCATGGCTGGCGATTTGGAAGAGGCCCATCGCCGTCGGCTGGCCCACGTGGTGGTGCGGGATGTGGATCGCCTGGATGCCTTGGTGCATGATTTTCTCGTCTTTGCCCGGCCTTCGGATCCCTATCTGGAGGAAATTGCACTCGTCCCGTTTTTGCAAGAAACGGCGGAAACCATACGTCTGCGCTATCCCCGGGTGGAAGTGATTCTGCACGTGACGGATGCCGTCTGGGTGTTTGACCGCACCCATTTGCACCACATCGTGAGCAATGTGCTCACCAACGCCTGTCAGGCTGTGGACAGCAAGCCCGATCCCCCCCGGCAGGTGGTGGTGGAAAACACCGAAGGGCCGGAAGTGCAATCCCTTTTGGTGCGTGACACTGGCCCGGGCATGACCGCGGACATGCTGCGCCGCTGCTTTGATCCCTTCGTGACCACCAAACCTCAGGGCACAGGGCTTGGGCTTGCCATTTCCCGGCGTCTGGCCGCACAAAACGGTGCCTTGCTCGAGGTGGCAGCCAATCCCGATGCAGGCGTGACCTTTACCCTGACCCGGCCGAGGACTTCGTGAACGCCCATTATTATACAGATTTCCATATCCATTCCAGGTATTCTCGGGCAACGAGCAAAGAGTTGGATCTCGAGCTTTTGGCCGCATGGGCGGAAGTGAAAGGCATCGCCGTGGTGGCCACGGGAGATTGCCTGCATGGAGCATGGCTTGAGGCCATCGAGGAAGTTTTGGTGCCTGAGGGAAGTGGGCTTTTGTCCCTGCGTCATCCGGAACGCGTGGCCAAGCGTCTTGCCTGGTATCCCACGGCCGTGAACGGTTCCACCCGCTTTCTGCTGAGCACCGAGATCAGCTCCATTTACAAAAAAAACGGCCGCGTCCGCAAAATCCACAATCTGGTATACCTGCCGACACTGGAAGCGGCCAAGGCCTTGCGGGAGCGCCTGCGCAAAGTCGGCAACCTTGATGCCGACGGCCGCCCCATTCTGGGGCTCGACAGCCAAGACCTGCTCGCCATGGTGCTCGATGTCCATGCCGACGCCTTTCTGGTGCCTGCCCATGTGTGGACACCGTGGTTTTCCCTGTTTGGTTCCCAATCGGGATTCGATCACATCGAAGAATGCTTTGGCCCTCTGGCGAGCGAGATCTTTGCCCTGGAAACAGGGCTTTCTTCAGACCCGGACATGAACTGGCTGGTGAGCAGTCTGGATCGCTTCCAGCTCATCTCCAATTCCGATGCCCATTCTGGGGAAAAACTGGGCCGTGAGGCCAATCGTTTTGCCGGGGCCATGGATTTCACCGCCCTGCGCGGGGCCCTTGCCGGTACCAGCAAGCGAGCGCAATTCTTAGGCACGGTGGAGTTTTTCCCGGAGGAGGGAAAATACCACCTCGATGGGCACCGTGCCTGCCAGGTGGTGCTTTCCCCCCGGCAGACCAAAGAACTCCAGGGAATATGTCCCCAGTGTGGAAAACCCCTGACCCTTGGGGTGCTGCACCGGGTCTTCCAATTGGCCGACCGTAACGAGCCGCAACAGCCGGTCACCCATCCGGGATTTGTTTCCGCGATCCCACTGGCAGAGATCATCGCCGAAGTCTTGGGAGTCGGCGTGGCCTCCAAGCGCGTTCAGGAGATGTATGCCCGCGCGATTGCCACCTTGGGTCCGGAGCTCCCGCTGCTCTTGGAAGTGCCGGAAAGCGATCTGCGCCAATTCCATCCGCTGCTCGGGGAAGCCATCTCCCGCATGCGTCAAGGAAAGGTGATCCGCACGCCAGGCTATGATGGGATGTATGGTCGCATCCATACCCTCACCGCCGAAGACCGCGTGCGTTTTGGTCCTGTTGCCCACGACGTCTTGCGCCGCAGCCAGCGCCGTCGCGAAGAAGTGGGAAGGTCCTTGCAGGAGGCCGCGGCAACCCAATCCCCAGACCAAGCTTGGTCCCCCAATGCGGAACAACAAGCCGCCATTGCTGCTTCCGGGCCGGTGCTCGTGAGCGCCGGTCCAGGTACCGGAAAGACCCATACCTTGGTGGCCCGGATCTTAACTTTGGCCAGGCAGGGGACACCGCTTTCGCACATCCTTGTGGTGACCTTTACGCGCAAGGCAGCTCAAGAGCTGCGGGAGCGCCTGCGCGCCCATCTGGGAAGCAGCGCCGATCTCGTGCAGGCCGACACCCTGCACGCCGCGGCTTGGGCTTCCTTGGGGGATGGGCGTTTTCTCCTTGCGGAAGACGAGGCCCAGGCGGTTTTCGCCGCCGCCCATCCAGAGCTTTCCGGCCGGGCGCTGCGTGATGCGTATGCCACCCTGCAGCGGGGCCGGGAAACCCTCTCCGCTTTGCCAGACCCTGCGTACACCGCCCGCAAAGAGCTTCTTGGGGTCTGGGACTATACGGACCTTTTGGAGCACTGGTTGGCATTGCTGCGCCAGGGACACCATCGGCGATTTGCTCACGTGCTCGTGGACGAGGCCCAGGACCTTTCACCGTTGCAATGGCGCATCGTCGGGCAGCTGGCGCGGGAAGATGGTTCTGGGGTGTTTCTCATTGGAGATGCCGATCAGTCCATCTACGGGTTTCGCGGATCAGCCCCCATGGAGGATGCCGCGCGCGCCCTCTGGCCGGGGTTGCAGGTGGTGCGCTTGACGCAGAACTACCGCAGCGCGCCGCAGATTCTCCGCGTGGCGGCCCCCTTTTCTTGTCATCCCATGCTTCAGCCCGTGTTCCACCACGTGGGAGAGGTGCGCCTGGGGAGCTTTGCCCACGCCGAGCAAGAAGCCCGCTGGATCGCCAGCACCATCGCCGCCATGGTGGGGCAGTCCGGCCATTGGCAGATGGACGGTAACGGTGCGGCAGAACCTTTGGCCTTGGAGGATGTGGCCATTTTGGTGCGGGCCCAGAGCCTGATGCCTCCCGTGGAAACCGCCTTGCGCGAGGCCGGGGTGCCGGTGTACCGGGCCGAAGGCGAGCCCATGTGGAATCATCCGGTGGTGCGTATGGTGCTCGATACGGCGCGCCAGGCCCTTGCCGGGGAGCTTGCGGTGGACGGCGGCATCCTTGCCGGTGGACCTTCGGCCATCGTGCACTGGCTGCACGCGCAGGGGAAGATGCCGCAAGTCTCCCAAAGTTCCCCTATGGAGGAGCTCCTTGGACGCTACCGCGAGGCAGGATCGTGGGAACGCCTCCTTTCCCAGCTCCAGCTGGATATGGCCAATCATGCGGTCTTTCGCGCTGCCCAAAAGGTGGCGCTTCTGACCATTCATGGATCCAAGGGGCTGGAGTTCCATACGGTTTTTGTGCCGTGCCTCGAAGACGGGCTGCTGCCGTGGGCGGAGAGCCCTGAGGATGAAGAAATGCGCATCTTCTACGTTGCCCTTACCCGAGCCAAGCGGCGTCTTGTGCTCACCTCTTCTCGGCAGCGCCGTCTGTGGGGAAAGGTGCAGACCATGGCGCCGTCGCGGTTTCTTTCCCAGATTCCCAACGATGTGGTGCGATTTGTGGATACACGCACCAAAGTCGTCTCCCGGCAATTGGTGTTTCCATGAACGTGTTTCGCCGTGCAGCCCCTTCGTGTGTGTATCCGCTTCCCGTTGGATCGGCGTGTGCGCGCCTGGCCGGCGTGGTGCCTGAAGTGGCGCTCATGTTTTTGGAGACCGAGGCGTGTCTCGCGTACGGCGAGGAGGACCTTCCCCCGGATCTTGCCACCCTTCCCCTGCGCTATCACGTGCACTTGCCGCTGGATGTGCCATGGGAGCGCGGTGTGGAGGCCGCGGGAGCGGCCATCGAGGCCTTGGTCCACAAGGCCGCCTTCGTCAGCCCGCACGCCTTGGTGCTGCATCCGCCATCGCCCGACCAGCTCGAAGGGCTTCTGGAGCGCTCTCCCAAGCTGGCGGCGTCCCTGGTCCTCGAAAACGTTCCTGGAGCCGACCTTGCGGCCGTGTGGCCGCTGATCGAGGCATATAACCTTGGGGTGTGTTTGGATGTGGGGCACCTCGTCACCTATGGCCAGCACCGTATCCTCGACCTGCCGGGTTTCTTTTCCCGCGTCCGTCTGCTGCACGTCTACGGCGGCGAACCTTCAGGGCGACACCTGCCCCTTGGGGCGTTTCCGGACCCAGAACTCTTGCGGCAGATGCTCTGCGCCACCGCTGCCTGCGCGGCAGCCACACCGGTGTCGTTGGTGCTGGAAGTCTTTTCCTGGTCCCATTGGGAGGCGAGCATGACAACCCTTTCCCAATGGGCGCAGGCGTGGGGGCTTTCGTGGTCGAGCTGATTTTAGGCGGCGCTGCTTCGGGCAAATCCCGTTTTGCCGTGGAGCGGCTGCTTGCTCTTCCTCATCCGGTCTTGCTCGCCACGGGCAAGGCCCATGACCTTGGCTTTCGAGAGCAGATCGAGGCGCACCGCCGAGAGCGTCCGGGGCATTTGCCGGTGGTGGAGTGTGGCGTGCATCTGGCGACAGCGCTCAGGAGTCTGCAAGGGGCGTCCGTCTTGGTGGAGAGCCTCGATTTTTGGGCCTTTGCCGCCCTGGATGCCGGGGTGTGGTCTTCCGAGAGCGCGGCGTTGATCGAGACAGTGGAAAACTGGCGGCAGGGGCGGCTTCTTATGGTATCTCAGGAAATGGGGCTTTCTCCCCTGGTCATGGATGCTGGAGCCCGGACTTTGGCCCGTGCCCTGGGGGGGCTGCACCAGAAGCTTGCGGCCGTGTGCCAGCACGTCTATCTGGTGGTGGCTGGGTTCC
It encodes the following:
- a CDS encoding MogA/MoaB family molybdenum cofactor biosynthesis protein → MHLVANRLSSTNFWAWVAVPGSEAPLPCPVRIEEAPRRLRVGDVCTVRNTQVVVDAVSICPDTQGMLHQLVACRITSGRLAQGASTVELARPGLAVAVVTLSDKGSRGEREDTSGPAVLELLQESLSVTTHAMVVIPDDAPTLKRYLMDLCLVQGYDLVVTSGGTGVAPRDITPEVTLAAIERRLPGLETAMMLTALQKTPHAAISRAVAGTLGESIVLNLPGSPKAVRENLAAVLAALPHAIAKLQGDDSDCGSHH
- a CDS encoding ATP-binding protein; translation: MALKKAEELQRKVFHGLDTSLVLLDPYGRITSLNAAAMAEVDAPGPVEGKPFWEVFPEFAPFWQNRLRLPVRNTVHSLERGKVYGFRLTPLGDEGWILLFSDITEIQRLERQVQEMERLVAVADLAAGLAHEMKNPLAGIKASLQLFMAGDLEEAHRRRLAHVVVRDVDRLDALVHDFLVFARPSDPYLEEIALVPFLQETAETIRLRYPRVEVILHVTDAVWVFDRTHLHHIVSNVLTNACQAVDSKPDPPRQVVVENTEGPEVQSLLVRDTGPGMTADMLRRCFDPFVTTKPQGTGLGLAISRRLAAQNGALLEVAANPDAGVTFTLTRPRTS
- a CDS encoding UvrD-helicase domain-containing protein: MNAHYYTDFHIHSRYSRATSKELDLELLAAWAEVKGIAVVATGDCLHGAWLEAIEEVLVPEGSGLLSLRHPERVAKRLAWYPTAVNGSTRFLLSTEISSIYKKNGRVRKIHNLVYLPTLEAAKALRERLRKVGNLDADGRPILGLDSQDLLAMVLDVHADAFLVPAHVWTPWFSLFGSQSGFDHIEECFGPLASEIFALETGLSSDPDMNWLVSSLDRFQLISNSDAHSGEKLGREANRFAGAMDFTALRGALAGTSKRAQFLGTVEFFPEEGKYHLDGHRACQVVLSPRQTKELQGICPQCGKPLTLGVLHRVFQLADRNEPQQPVTHPGFVSAIPLAEIIAEVLGVGVASKRVQEMYARAIATLGPELPLLLEVPESDLRQFHPLLGEAISRMRQGKVIRTPGYDGMYGRIHTLTAEDRVRFGPVAHDVLRRSQRRREEVGRSLQEAAATQSPDQAWSPNAEQQAAIAASGPVLVSAGPGTGKTHTLVARILTLARQGTPLSHILVVTFTRKAAQELRERLRAHLGSSADLVQADTLHAAAWASLGDGRFLLAEDEAQAVFAAAHPELSGRALRDAYATLQRGRETLSALPDPAYTARKELLGVWDYTDLLEHWLALLRQGHHRRFAHVLVDEAQDLSPLQWRIVGQLAREDGSGVFLIGDADQSIYGFRGSAPMEDAARALWPGLQVVRLTQNYRSAPQILRVAAPFSCHPMLQPVFHHVGEVRLGSFAHAEQEARWIASTIAAMVGQSGHWQMDGNGAAEPLALEDVAILVRAQSLMPPVETALREAGVPVYRAEGEPMWNHPVVRMVLDTARQALAGELAVDGGILAGGPSAIVHWLHAQGKMPQVSQSSPMEELLGRYREAGSWERLLSQLQLDMANHAVFRAAQKVALLTIHGSKGLEFHTVFVPCLEDGLLPWAESPEDEEMRIFYVALTRAKRRLVLTSSRQRRLWGKVQTMAPSRFLSQIPNDVVRFVDTRTKVVSRQLVFP
- the cbiR gene encoding cobamide remodeling phosphodiesterase CbiR, which translates into the protein MNVFRRAAPSCVYPLPVGSACARLAGVVPEVALMFLETEACLAYGEEDLPPDLATLPLRYHVHLPLDVPWERGVEAAGAAIEALVHKAAFVSPHALVLHPPSPDQLEGLLERSPKLAASLVLENVPGADLAAVWPLIEAYNLGVCLDVGHLVTYGQHRILDLPGFFSRVRLLHVYGGEPSGRHLPLGAFPDPELLRQMLCATAACAAATPVSLVLEVFSWSHWEASMTTLSQWAQAWGLSWSS
- a CDS encoding bifunctional adenosylcobinamide kinase/adenosylcobinamide-phosphate guanylyltransferase, which produces MVELILGGAASGKSRFAVERLLALPHPVLLATGKAHDLGFREQIEAHRRERPGHLPVVECGVHLATALRSLQGASVLVESLDFWAFAALDAGVWSSESAALIETVENWRQGRLLMVSQEMGLSPLVMDAGARTLARALGGLHQKLAAVCQHVYLVVAGFPQTLK